From the genome of Methylocystis bryophila, one region includes:
- the ccmI gene encoding c-type cytochrome biogenesis protein CcmI → MIWVVFAFLAGVACLALLTPLAFESAEPDPGESDRVFYARQIAEIERERAEGRLRADDAEAARLEAARRLLRSDEGSGAPAPGGSKRLRPAAAIGLATLIPLLALALYLKVGAVGLPDAPLEARRELAAAASPDLAKAVARIEAHLAEHPNDGRGFEVVAPYYLRAGRYDEAIHAREEALRLLVETPERHDDLGEALVVAAQGRVTDEAQSHFEAAARIAPGDPMSGYYLGLAAAQQGHADKAREIWERLIASATPDAPYREIISGQLQALSREAPAGAAAEAVAALPDNERMATIRGMVDRLAGRLAQQGDDVEGWLKLLRAYTVLGEHEKATATLADARIALAAKPAEAARVDGLARELGVSEKTAR, encoded by the coding sequence ATGATATGGGTTGTCTTCGCGTTTCTTGCCGGCGTCGCCTGTCTTGCGCTCCTGACGCCGCTCGCCTTCGAGAGCGCGGAACCCGATCCCGGCGAAAGCGATCGGGTGTTTTATGCTCGGCAAATCGCCGAGATCGAGCGCGAACGCGCCGAGGGCCGGCTTCGCGCCGACGACGCCGAGGCGGCTCGGCTCGAGGCGGCTCGCCGCCTATTGCGTAGCGACGAAGGTTCAGGAGCGCCGGCGCCGGGCGGCTCAAAGCGGCTTCGGCCCGCGGCGGCGATCGGCCTCGCCACGCTCATCCCGCTCCTCGCCCTCGCGCTTTATCTGAAGGTCGGCGCGGTCGGGCTTCCCGATGCCCCGCTCGAGGCGCGTCGGGAGCTGGCCGCGGCGGCCTCGCCCGACCTCGCCAAGGCGGTCGCGCGCATCGAGGCGCATCTCGCGGAGCACCCGAACGACGGACGCGGCTTCGAGGTCGTCGCGCCCTATTATCTGCGCGCCGGTCGCTATGACGAAGCGATCCACGCCCGCGAAGAGGCGCTGCGCCTGCTCGTCGAGACGCCCGAACGCCATGACGACCTCGGAGAGGCCCTTGTCGTCGCCGCGCAAGGCCGGGTCACCGACGAGGCGCAAAGTCACTTTGAGGCGGCCGCGCGCATCGCGCCAGGCGACCCCATGTCCGGCTATTATCTGGGTCTCGCCGCCGCACAACAGGGACACGCCGATAAGGCGAGAGAAATCTGGGAGCGTCTCATCGCCTCGGCGACCCCCGACGCGCCCTATCGCGAGATCATCAGCGGTCAGTTGCAGGCGCTCAGCCGCGAGGCGCCCGCGGGCGCCGCTGCCGAGGCCGTGGCGGCGCTGCCAGACAATGAGCGCATGGCGACCATTCGCGGCATGGTCGATCGATTGGCGGGACGTCTCGCCCAACAGGGCGACGACGTCGAAGGCTGGCTCAAGCTTCTGCGCGCTTACACGGTGCTAGGCGAGCATGAGAAAGCGACGGCCACTCTCGCCGACGCGCGCATCGCGCTCGCCGCGAAGCCCGCCGAGGCGGCCCGCGTCGATGGCCTGGCGCGCGAACTCGGCGTATCGGAGAAGACTGCGCGATGA
- the ccmE gene encoding cytochrome c maturation protein CcmE translates to MTRKSKRLVLIVSALAALGLALALALFALRENIVFFRTPTELVEKKLPAGTRLRIGGLVKPGSFVKGAGGEARFTVTDNAHDVSVSYVGLLPDLFREGQGVVAEGVVTPEGFRADNVLAKHDERYMPREVADALKKQGVWQGEKK, encoded by the coding sequence ATGACCCGCAAGAGCAAAAGACTCGTCTTAATCGTCAGCGCGCTCGCGGCGCTGGGCCTCGCGCTCGCGCTGGCGCTCTTCGCCCTGCGCGAGAACATCGTGTTTTTCCGCACGCCGACCGAGCTCGTCGAAAAGAAGCTGCCGGCCGGGACACGGCTGCGCATCGGCGGGCTCGTCAAGCCCGGCTCCTTCGTCAAGGGCGCGGGGGGCGAGGCGCGCTTCACGGTCACCGATAACGCCCATGACGTGTCGGTCTCCTATGTCGGCCTGCTGCCGGATCTTTTTCGTGAAGGACAAGGCGTCGTCGCCGAAGGCGTCGTCACGCCGGAGGGCTTTCGAGCAGACAATGTGCTCGCCAAGCACGACGAGCGCTACATGCCCCGCGAGGTGGCCGACGCCTTGAAAAAGCAGGGCGTGTGGCAGGGAGAAAAAAAGTGA